A window from Neorhizobium sp. NCHU2750 encodes these proteins:
- a CDS encoding molybdopterin cofactor-binding domain-containing protein, with product MTQQRETIVSAYFDAAGALLVVRQNATGEPELFLAIEPGCRVTAFNGHVDLGTGIRTALAQIVAEELDIGFDRVTMVLGTTTAVPNQGPTIASETIQFAAKPLRQAAATARRHLLERAAALHALAPAALMIENGVIRPRAESNWELSFDDLISDRNEQIEIDPMAPVKAAGDYRLVGRGQPRSDIAAKAAGTWSYVHDVRVPGMLHGRVVRPPYTGFDSGDFVGRSLLAVDEASIAHLPGIVSIVVDGDFIGIVATREEFAAQAARELKVTWRELPEFQDLNDPEEPIRRNSGKPRLLRDQGDVERALAGAAPLMERTYVWPYQMHASIGPSCAVADWRPGSLVVWSGTQNPFPMRRDLALLLGMPEGEIVVERLEAAGCYGRNCADDVTADAALLSRAVGKPVRVQLTREQEHAWEPKGAAQVIDVRGGLDLEGGPAGYEFDTRYPSNLSPTLALVLTGRVSNIADVSDMGDRTAIPPYAFGNMRVTVHDMPPIARASWFRGVSAMPNSFAHESFIDELAAAAGVDPVEYRLRYLTEPRSIDLVRAVTERAGWKPRTRPGTEGGEGDLLYGRGFAYAVYVHGKFPGIAAAWSAWVADVAVNRKTGEIAVTKITVGQDSGMMINPDGVKHQIHGNVIQSLSRVLKEKVSFDGARVESLEWGGYPIMTFPEVPDIDVLMVRRPDDEPLGVGESASVPSAAAIVNAVYDATGLRFRELPLTPDRVLAALREQRGEHLPAPAVAQAKRRGWWTLPLALAGIAGAIAGGITLASPIRGSFAPIPRPDPGVFSSATIEKGRLVAAAAGCNVCHEGTDGTPFAGGHAFETPFGTVYSTNISPDPVHGIGNWSYPAFARAMREGVARDGRHLYPVHPYTSFAGVDEADLQALYAYLMTAAPSDAKSPTNELKPPFNIRGLLAGWNALYLDPQPFKPDQTRSASWNRGAYLVETLGHCSACHTERNMLGAERQGEAHLAGGYADGWSAPSINGAGGGPIGWTRAALYDYLRTGHSAEHGSAGGPMAEVVGSLAALPDEDIAAISEYLAGRGEAVSSDEASRQKGLRLAASEAAKPSALEIAPAGARIFEGACASCHENGTPLASLALRSGLSASRPDNVVNAILKGMHAPAVLTEKASAEDLEIMQMPGFSQSLSDRQISDLAAYLRARFAPGKPAWEGVKEAVARARGRAGG from the coding sequence ATGACCCAACAGCGCGAAACGATTGTCTCCGCCTATTTCGATGCTGCCGGGGCTCTTCTTGTCGTGCGGCAGAATGCGACCGGTGAGCCGGAACTGTTTCTTGCCATCGAGCCGGGCTGTCGGGTTACCGCATTCAATGGGCATGTCGACCTTGGTACCGGTATTCGTACCGCCCTCGCGCAGATCGTCGCCGAGGAACTGGATATAGGCTTCGACCGCGTGACCATGGTGCTCGGCACCACCACCGCCGTTCCGAACCAGGGGCCGACGATCGCCAGCGAAACGATCCAGTTTGCCGCAAAGCCGCTGCGCCAGGCCGCAGCAACGGCGCGCAGGCACCTGCTGGAGCGCGCCGCGGCATTGCACGCACTGGCGCCCGCCGCCCTGATGATCGAGAATGGCGTGATCCGGCCAAGGGCGGAATCCAACTGGGAGCTGAGTTTCGACGATCTCATTTCGGATCGCAACGAGCAGATCGAAATCGACCCTATGGCGCCCGTCAAGGCCGCAGGAGATTATCGGCTTGTCGGCCGAGGACAGCCGCGCAGCGACATCGCCGCGAAGGCCGCGGGAACCTGGTCCTATGTTCATGACGTTCGCGTACCCGGCATGCTGCATGGGCGCGTCGTGCGCCCGCCCTATACCGGCTTCGACAGCGGCGATTTCGTTGGCCGCAGTCTGCTTGCGGTCGACGAAGCCTCGATTGCGCATCTCCCGGGTATCGTCTCCATCGTCGTGGACGGCGATTTCATCGGTATCGTTGCGACACGTGAGGAATTCGCCGCCCAGGCCGCCCGTGAACTCAAGGTGACATGGAGGGAATTGCCGGAGTTCCAGGACCTTAACGATCCGGAAGAGCCGATCCGAAGGAACAGCGGCAAGCCACGCCTGTTGCGCGACCAGGGCGACGTCGAGCGGGCGCTGGCGGGAGCGGCGCCGCTGATGGAGCGCACCTATGTGTGGCCTTACCAGATGCATGCCTCGATCGGCCCATCCTGTGCCGTGGCGGACTGGAGGCCCGGCAGCCTGGTGGTCTGGTCGGGCACGCAGAACCCCTTTCCGATGCGGCGTGACCTGGCACTTCTGCTTGGTATGCCGGAGGGCGAGATTGTTGTCGAACGGCTGGAGGCGGCAGGCTGTTATGGCCGCAATTGCGCAGACGACGTGACGGCGGATGCCGCACTCCTTTCGCGGGCGGTGGGCAAGCCGGTCCGCGTACAGCTGACGAGGGAACAGGAACATGCCTGGGAGCCGAAAGGGGCAGCGCAGGTGATCGATGTTCGCGGCGGTCTCGACCTCGAAGGTGGGCCGGCCGGCTATGAATTCGATACCCGCTATCCGTCCAATCTATCGCCAACGCTTGCGCTGGTCCTGACCGGGCGTGTGTCGAACATCGCGGATGTCTCCGATATGGGCGACCGTACGGCGATCCCGCCTTATGCCTTCGGCAATATGCGGGTCACCGTCCACGACATGCCGCCGATCGCCCGTGCCTCTTGGTTTCGCGGCGTCTCAGCCATGCCGAATTCGTTTGCGCATGAAAGCTTTATCGACGAATTGGCAGCTGCTGCGGGCGTCGATCCCGTCGAATACCGGCTTCGATATCTGACCGAGCCACGCTCCATCGATCTCGTGCGTGCCGTGACCGAGAGAGCCGGCTGGAAACCACGCACGCGGCCGGGAACCGAGGGCGGCGAGGGTGATCTGCTCTATGGCCGCGGTTTCGCCTATGCCGTTTATGTCCATGGCAAATTTCCGGGCATCGCCGCAGCCTGGTCGGCCTGGGTCGCAGATGTTGCGGTCAACAGGAAGACCGGCGAGATCGCGGTCACCAAGATTACCGTCGGCCAGGATTCCGGGATGATGATCAACCCAGACGGGGTGAAGCATCAGATCCATGGTAATGTCATCCAGTCGCTGAGCCGGGTGTTGAAGGAAAAGGTCAGTTTCGACGGTGCCAGGGTCGAAAGCCTCGAATGGGGCGGTTATCCGATCATGACTTTCCCGGAAGTGCCGGATATCGATGTGCTGATGGTGCGGCGCCCGGATGACGAGCCGCTTGGCGTCGGCGAGTCCGCCTCGGTTCCGAGTGCTGCGGCGATCGTCAACGCGGTCTATGATGCGACCGGTCTGAGGTTCCGCGAACTGCCTTTGACGCCTGACCGAGTTCTGGCCGCGTTGCGCGAACAGCGTGGCGAGCACCTTCCTGCACCGGCAGTCGCGCAGGCGAAGAGGCGCGGCTGGTGGACACTGCCACTGGCGCTGGCCGGCATTGCCGGTGCAATTGCCGGAGGCATTACGCTCGCATCTCCTATTCGGGGGAGTTTTGCGCCCATTCCGCGACCGGATCCCGGCGTCTTCAGTTCGGCGACAATCGAAAAAGGCAGGCTGGTCGCCGCGGCTGCGGGCTGCAACGTCTGTCACGAGGGTACGGACGGCACGCCCTTCGCCGGTGGCCACGCATTCGAAACGCCCTTCGGAACGGTCTACTCCACCAATATCTCGCCCGATCCTGTTCATGGGATCGGAAACTGGTCTTACCCCGCTTTCGCACGGGCTATGCGTGAAGGGGTGGCCCGTGATGGCCGGCATCTCTACCCCGTTCATCCCTACACGTCTTTTGCCGGTGTGGATGAGGCCGATCTGCAGGCGCTCTACGCTTACCTGATGACGGCGGCACCGTCGGACGCCAAGTCGCCGACGAACGAGCTGAAGCCGCCTTTCAATATCCGCGGTCTGCTGGCGGGCTGGAATGCGCTTTATCTCGACCCTCAGCCCTTCAAGCCCGATCAGACCCGAAGCGCGAGCTGGAACCGTGGCGCCTATCTGGTGGAGACGCTTGGCCATTGTTCCGCCTGTCATACAGAACGCAATATGCTTGGTGCCGAAAGGCAGGGCGAGGCGCATCTTGCCGGTGGTTATGCCGATGGCTGGTCGGCACCCTCCATCAATGGAGCAGGGGGTGGTCCCATCGGTTGGACCCGCGCAGCACTCTACGATTATCTTCGTACCGGCCATTCCGCCGAGCACGGCAGTGCAGGCGGTCCGATGGCCGAGGTGGTCGGTTCGCTTGCAGCCCTCCCGGATGAGGATATCGCCGCAATATCCGAATACCTTGCCGGCCGCGGCGAGGCCGTTTCGAGTGATGAGGCCAGTCGCCAGAAGGGCTTGAGACTGGCGGCCTCCGAGGCGGCAAAGCCCTCTGCGCTGGAGATCGCACCTGCCGGCGCGCGCATATTCGAAGGTGCCTGCGCTTCCTGCCACGAAAATGGCACGCCACTGGCCAGCCTTGCACTGCGTTCCGGGCTTTCGGCTTCGAGGCCGGATAATGTCGTCAATGCCATTCTAAAGGGGATGCATGCGCCGGCCGTGCTGACCGAAAAGGCGAGTGCCGAAGATCTGGAGATCATGCAGATGCCCGGCTTCTCCCAGAGCCTCAGTGATCGCCAGATCAGCGATCTTGCAGCCTATCTGAGGGCACGGTTTGCACCCGGCAAGCCTGCGTGGGAGGGCGTGAAAGAGGCGGTGGCGAGGGCGAGGGGGCGTGCCGGAGGGTGA
- a CDS encoding ferredoxin--NADP reductase has translation MHAVAEVAATFAVPDNVFAEKVVAVEHFTDRLFRFRITRPASFRFRSGEFVMIGLPNAQKPVFRAYSIASPSWDDEIEFFSIKVANGPLTEHLQKIKPGDTVLMRKKPTGTLVLDALLPGKRLYLLSTGTGVAPFASLVRDPETYEKFEEVVLVQTCRQVDELTYITRLVEDLRDDPLVGDLVEGRLKLFTSTTRQTFPRMGRITDLMTDGRFFEMTGLPRIDPEIDRGMICGSMAMIKDTSAMLEGFGLVEGANNKPATFVVERAFVG, from the coding sequence ATGCACGCGGTCGCGGAAGTTGCAGCCACCTTTGCCGTTCCGGACAATGTGTTCGCGGAAAAGGTCGTGGCTGTCGAACATTTCACCGATCGTCTGTTCCGCTTTCGCATCACGCGTCCGGCGAGCTTTCGCTTCCGCTCCGGTGAATTCGTGATGATCGGGCTGCCAAACGCCCAGAAGCCGGTTTTCCGTGCCTATTCGATCGCCAGCCCCTCCTGGGACGACGAGATCGAATTCTTCTCGATCAAGGTTGCCAATGGGCCGCTGACGGAACATCTGCAGAAGATAAAGCCGGGCGATACGGTGCTGATGCGCAAGAAGCCGACCGGTACATTGGTGCTTGATGCGCTTCTGCCGGGCAAGCGGCTCTATCTGCTTTCGACCGGCACTGGCGTTGCCCCCTTTGCCAGCCTCGTGCGTGATCCCGAGACCTATGAGAAATTCGAGGAAGTCGTGCTGGTCCAGACCTGCCGCCAGGTGGATGAGCTGACCTATATCACCCGCCTTGTCGAAGACCTGCGGGACGACCCTCTGGTTGGCGATCTGGTGGAGGGTCGCCTCAAATTGTTCACCAGCACGACACGCCAGACGTTTCCGCGCATGGGCAGGATTACGGACCTGATGACCGACGGCCGATTTTTCGAGATGACCGGCCTGCCGCGAATTGATCCGGAGATCGACCGGGGGATGATCTGCGGCTCGATGGCGATGATCAAGGATACGTCCGCCATGCTGGAAGGTTTCGGGCTTGTCGAAGGCGCCAACAACAAGCCTGCCACCTTCGTCGTCGAACGGGCGTTTGTGGGGTGA
- a CDS encoding ABC transporter substrate-binding protein gives MTDKTADPKSSLTRRSTLLGMGAAAGAGVISSVSPGFVRYAQAQSSEPIKLGFECHRTGIGASYGRWYERVANAAVKIINDEGGINGRPIQLIVEDDGTDPKRGAEVVEKFATQHKVDAVFGTLFSNVVVGAAPRAGELKMPYLVVSEGTHVSSGSLNRYCFQPGITDVRSQVISMAPWITKNLGKKVTMIYPDYAFGYDHRDNLPPAIKAQGGEVLELIAVPPTETSFTRYLPRIPSDTDVLYHIMVGPSVLTFVTELGQFYGSQRPAIFGFMDSIEAVDLATPQLGFLDGTYFWEGMPRYAQKDQSQWDKLYRAAVGVNENGASVKDPKDISTYSHMFGVWETLFVIKQAMQAAGYSGPQDKAKFIEALEAIQKFDEGRDHPQGDKIFNGKNHQAYGHQNISKVNGTRLDVVHRTSIEDGMYESKTDYTKMSL, from the coding sequence ATGACCGACAAGACCGCAGACCCGAAATCCTCATTGACGCGCCGCTCGACGCTTCTGGGAATGGGAGCCGCCGCCGGCGCCGGCGTTATCTCTTCCGTGTCGCCCGGCTTCGTTCGCTATGCTCAGGCACAATCGTCCGAACCGATCAAGCTCGGTTTCGAATGTCACCGCACCGGCATCGGTGCCTCCTATGGACGCTGGTACGAGCGCGTCGCCAATGCCGCAGTGAAGATCATCAACGACGAAGGCGGCATCAATGGGCGACCGATCCAGCTGATCGTCGAGGATGACGGCACCGATCCCAAGCGCGGTGCCGAAGTCGTCGAGAAATTCGCCACCCAGCACAAGGTCGATGCCGTTTTCGGCACGCTTTTCTCGAATGTCGTCGTGGGCGCTGCGCCGCGCGCCGGCGAACTCAAGATGCCGTATCTCGTCGTGTCCGAAGGCACCCATGTGTCGTCGGGGAGCCTTAATCGCTATTGCTTCCAGCCCGGCATTACCGACGTCCGCAGCCAGGTCATTTCAATGGCGCCGTGGATCACCAAGAATCTCGGCAAGAAGGTCACGATGATCTATCCGGACTATGCTTTCGGCTACGATCACCGCGACAACCTTCCGCCGGCGATCAAGGCGCAGGGCGGCGAAGTGCTGGAACTGATTGCCGTTCCGCCGACGGAAACGTCCTTTACCCGTTATCTGCCGCGTATTCCGAGCGACACGGATGTGCTTTACCACATCATGGTAGGCCCCTCGGTGCTGACATTCGTCACCGAACTCGGGCAGTTCTACGGCTCGCAGCGACCGGCGATCTTCGGTTTCATGGACAGTATCGAAGCCGTCGACCTTGCCACACCGCAGCTCGGCTTTCTCGATGGCACCTATTTCTGGGAAGGCATGCCGCGTTACGCCCAGAAGGACCAGAGCCAGTGGGACAAGCTTTATCGCGCGGCCGTTGGCGTCAATGAGAACGGTGCCAGCGTCAAGGATCCGAAGGACATCTCCACCTATTCCCATATGTTCGGTGTCTGGGAGACGCTTTTCGTCATCAAACAGGCCATGCAGGCCGCCGGTTATTCCGGTCCGCAGGACAAGGCGAAGTTCATAGAAGCGCTTGAGGCGATACAAAAGTTCGATGAAGGTCGCGATCACCCGCAGGGCGACAAGATCTTCAACGGCAAGAACCACCAGGCCTATGGCCACCAGAACATCTCAAAGGTCAATGGTACGCGCCTGGACGTCGTCCATCGCACCTCGATCGAGGACGGGATGTACGAGTCAAAGACCGACTATACGAAAATGTCTCTCTGA
- a CDS encoding branched-chain amino acid ABC transporter permease, with product MAFGPFLLLATFEGLLQAAVLTLTALGLSLVFGVMRVVNVAHGEFYMLGAVIAWWVASMFGMHPAIGFFVALFVSPLIVGVIAFASERLILKRLNYDPESTIVATIGMLYIIQQTVLLTYGPDARPVPAPFYYRIQLPWFGYSGYNLFVVAAAIVLLVAVWFVLARTRLGLIMRATQFDRETAQAFGIPIERVYAFVFAAGAMLAAIAAVLIVPIRQAYYLMGLDPLLLSFIVVILGGLGSLRGTVVAALLIGLSDGIISVFFSPTLAKMISTLLVALVLVFKPEGLFGAKAR from the coding sequence TTGGCTTTCGGCCCGTTCCTGCTGCTTGCGACATTCGAAGGACTGCTCCAGGCCGCCGTTCTCACGCTGACCGCTCTGGGATTGTCGCTCGTCTTCGGCGTCATGCGCGTCGTCAACGTCGCGCATGGCGAATTCTACATGCTCGGTGCCGTCATCGCTTGGTGGGTGGCGTCGATGTTCGGCATGCATCCGGCGATCGGCTTTTTCGTCGCGCTGTTTGTCAGTCCGCTCATCGTCGGCGTCATCGCCTTCGCCAGCGAGAGGTTGATCCTCAAGCGGCTGAACTATGATCCGGAATCGACCATTGTTGCGACGATCGGCATGCTCTACATCATCCAGCAGACGGTGCTCCTGACCTACGGGCCGGATGCAAGACCGGTGCCGGCGCCCTTCTATTATCGCATCCAGCTGCCCTGGTTCGGCTATTCTGGTTACAATCTCTTTGTCGTTGCCGCGGCGATCGTGCTGCTTGTTGCCGTCTGGTTCGTGCTGGCCCGTACCCGGCTTGGCCTGATCATGCGGGCTACCCAGTTCGATCGGGAGACGGCGCAGGCCTTCGGCATACCGATCGAGCGCGTTTATGCCTTCGTCTTTGCAGCGGGCGCGATGCTTGCCGCTATTGCCGCCGTGCTGATCGTGCCGATCCGCCAGGCCTATTACCTGATGGGGCTCGATCCGCTGCTCCTGTCCTTTATCGTCGTCATCCTCGGCGGGCTCGGGAGCCTGAGGGGCACGGTCGTCGCAGCTCTGCTCATCGGCCTCAGCGACGGCATCATCTCTGTCTTCTTTTCGCCGACGCTGGCGAAGATGATTTCGACCCTGCTTGTCGCGCTTGTGCTCGTCTTCAAGCCGGAAGGCCTGTTCGGAGCCAAGGCACGATGA
- a CDS encoding branched-chain amino acid ABC transporter permease — MTAANTIRVIALHAAVLAALFFVQFILPDYHYLAMTRVMVLAVYAMGYNMLFGYTGLLSLGHAMFFAAGLYGAGMIAYYTDLGVPLAFLIGIGCGALLSLVIGLIALRTTGVAFMIVTMMFAQVAFLTTTYFTDYTRGEEGLTMPTTARSFDLLGLHADLTNATLRYNLALGMLAIALVVILFIARGPMGRVLIAIRENEPRTLMLGFDTFRAKLGALVVSGTISAMAGAAYGLLFAYIGAGFASIQYSIEALLFTLLGGAGTVLGPLLGTIVMFYMIDIASEYTEAYLLVTGVALVLLVLFFPKGILGTIRERWLPWLP, encoded by the coding sequence ATGACCGCAGCCAATACGATACGCGTCATCGCGCTGCATGCTGCGGTGCTGGCGGCACTGTTTTTCGTCCAGTTCATCCTGCCGGATTATCATTATCTGGCGATGACCCGGGTCATGGTTCTGGCTGTCTATGCCATGGGCTATAACATGCTGTTCGGCTATACCGGGTTGCTCAGCCTCGGCCACGCCATGTTCTTCGCCGCCGGTCTCTATGGCGCGGGCATGATAGCCTATTATACGGATCTCGGCGTACCGCTCGCCTTCCTGATCGGTATCGGCTGCGGTGCGCTCCTGTCGCTGGTGATCGGGCTCATCGCACTGCGCACTACCGGCGTGGCCTTCATGATCGTCACCATGATGTTTGCTCAGGTGGCTTTCCTGACGACGACCTATTTTACCGATTACACCCGCGGTGAAGAGGGGCTGACGATGCCGACGACAGCCCGCAGTTTCGATCTTCTGGGGCTGCATGCCGATCTTACCAATGCCACGCTGCGCTATAATCTCGCGCTCGGAATGCTTGCCATCGCGCTCGTGGTGATCCTTTTCATCGCAAGAGGTCCGATGGGCCGAGTGCTGATCGCCATCCGTGAAAACGAACCGCGTACTCTGATGCTGGGCTTCGATACGTTCCGCGCCAAGCTCGGTGCACTCGTCGTCTCCGGCACAATCTCGGCGATGGCAGGGGCCGCCTATGGCCTGCTGTTTGCCTATATCGGCGCGGGCTTTGCCTCCATTCAATATTCGATCGAAGCGCTGCTTTTCACCCTTCTCGGCGGTGCGGGGACAGTGCTCGGCCCGCTTCTCGGCACGATCGTGATGTTCTACATGATCGATATCGCCAGCGAGTATACGGAAGCCTATCTGCTCGTCACCGGGGTGGCGCTGGTGCTGCTCGTCCTCTTCTTCCCGAAGGGCATTCTCGGAACGATCCGCGAAAGGTGGTTGCCATGGCTCCCGTGA
- a CDS encoding ABC transporter ATP-binding protein produces the protein MAPVTLLSTKGLSRRFGGLKAVNDVDFSIREGEIRALIGPNGAGKTTFVSLLSGRISPSGGSIEFLGKDITGRPAHKRVRDGIAYTFQITSIYPMLSVFDNVALSAQSTLQRKSGSSSAAIAKKAIAALDRVGLTDRLGDKAGTMSYGHQRLLEVAMGLALEPKLLILDEPTQGLSDGEIDNFCRLVKGIARSATVLLIEHNMPVVMQLADTITVLNYGEILAEGPPADIRANSAVQAAYLGTG, from the coding sequence ATGGCTCCCGTGACGCTGCTTTCGACCAAGGGGCTCAGCCGTCGGTTCGGTGGATTGAAGGCGGTCAACGACGTCGATTTTTCCATCCGCGAGGGAGAGATCCGCGCGTTGATCGGCCCGAACGGCGCGGGCAAGACCACTTTCGTCTCGCTGCTTTCCGGCCGCATATCGCCGAGTGGCGGCTCGATCGAATTCCTCGGAAAGGACATTACCGGCAGGCCCGCCCACAAGCGCGTGCGCGATGGCATCGCCTATACGTTCCAGATCACCAGCATCTATCCGATGCTCAGCGTGTTCGACAACGTTGCCCTGTCTGCCCAGAGCACGTTGCAACGCAAATCCGGTTCCAGCAGTGCGGCCATCGCCAAAAAGGCAATCGCGGCACTCGACCGCGTGGGTTTGACGGACCGTTTGGGGGACAAGGCTGGCACCATGTCCTACGGCCATCAGCGATTGCTCGAAGTGGCCATGGGGCTGGCGCTGGAACCGAAACTCCTGATCCTCGATGAACCGACGCAGGGGCTTTCAGATGGCGAGATCGACAATTTCTGCCGGTTGGTGAAGGGTATAGCTCGATCGGCAACCGTACTCCTGATCGAGCATAACATGCCGGTCGTGATGCAGCTTGCCGATACGATCACGGTGCTCAATTACGGCGAAATTCTCGCGGAGGGACCGCCCGCCGATATTCGTGCCAATTCGGCCGTCCAGGCCGCCTATCTGGGGACTGGCTGA
- a CDS encoding ABC transporter ATP-binding protein — MLEIDNLDVYHGNSQTLKGMSLSLNKGEVLCLLGRNGAGKTTTLRAIMGLARAKGGSIRFDGKEISGLPAHEVPRRGIGYVPQGRRLFSELTVRENLEIGLMTRNSPRHVLDEALALFPRLQERLSQVSGTLSGGEQQMLATARAMCVDPSVILLDEPTEGLMPSMIATIRDVVVTLRDRGKAILLVEQRVEAVLSVADRVCFVENGKAQAILPVQALKDDPSLLSRYVGVG, encoded by the coding sequence ATGTTGGAGATCGACAATCTCGACGTCTATCATGGCAATAGCCAGACCCTCAAAGGCATGTCGCTGAGCTTGAACAAGGGGGAGGTGCTCTGCCTTCTGGGGCGCAATGGCGCGGGCAAGACGACGACGCTGCGCGCCATCATGGGGCTGGCGCGTGCAAAGGGCGGCAGCATCCGTTTCGATGGCAAGGAGATATCGGGACTGCCTGCTCACGAAGTTCCCCGTCGCGGCATCGGTTATGTGCCGCAAGGACGACGTCTGTTTTCCGAGTTGACGGTGCGCGAAAACCTGGAAATCGGCCTGATGACGCGCAACAGCCCCCGTCACGTACTGGACGAAGCACTGGCTCTTTTTCCGCGGCTTCAGGAGCGGCTTTCTCAGGTGTCGGGCACGCTGTCCGGCGGTGAGCAGCAGATGCTCGCAACCGCGCGCGCCATGTGCGTCGATCCGTCGGTCATCCTGCTGGATGAGCCGACGGAAGGGCTGATGCCGTCGATGATCGCCACCATCCGCGATGTGGTGGTGACGCTGCGCGACCGCGGCAAGGCCATATTGCTCGTCGAGCAGCGCGTCGAGGCGGTTCTATCCGTCGCCGATCGTGTTTGCTTCGTCGAAAACGGCAAGGCGCAGGCGATCCTGCCGGTTCAGGCGCTGAAGGACGACCCTTCACTGCTGTCCCGCTATGTCGGTGTCGGATAA
- a CDS encoding MarR family transcriptional regulator, with translation MDDKRSDTTDYEVDQQIGFFLRQANQRHVAIFNSLIGDKLTTTQWAALTKLRQIEPCSQNQLGRETAMDVATIKGVVDRMVKRGFIRTAPDPNDGRRLVLKLTEPGHAIIAANLSAAVTATENTLNPLTSAERMMFIELLRKIT, from the coding sequence ATGGATGACAAACGATCCGATACGACCGACTATGAGGTCGACCAGCAGATCGGCTTTTTCCTGCGCCAGGCGAACCAGCGGCACGTTGCCATTTTCAACTCGCTGATCGGCGACAAGCTGACCACGACACAATGGGCGGCCTTGACCAAACTCCGCCAGATCGAACCGTGTTCCCAGAACCAGCTTGGCCGGGAAACGGCCATGGATGTCGCGACCATCAAGGGCGTCGTCGACCGTATGGTCAAACGCGGCTTCATCCGCACCGCCCCTGACCCGAATGACGGCCGCCGACTTGTGCTGAAGCTCACCGAGCCCGGCCACGCCATCATCGCGGCAAACCTTTCCGCTGCCGTCACGGCAACCGAGAACACGCTCAACCCTCTGACATCGGCTGAGCGCATGATGTTCATCGAACTGCTGCGCAAGATCACCTGA
- a CDS encoding 6-hydroxynicotinate reductase: MCYIADGRSGACDRYANVAGDLIRVDPLTIIEASEAEGGKVVPFLPAGGAGDWDGEIVQSRHDFVTAVGAGTTYPDYKPAPFIVSRRENGVDMVTVVTEGIFSYCGVKVKIDTDRFLGPESAPVRVDGEPIGHVMTSEYGSQMLSLGGVHHLTGGSKKEGRVTCDSLLRLCNRESVEMTIDGGSTLVVAAGKAPIINGEQEYRMRVGCGSATIGMFARQWLGHVDEVVVVDDHITGVLSEHQAGKLLDIPPTGIRIKGRRSTPGRYFQVAEPGTGWGGTNITDPLSILGDFDAKTAYPGLRMLMVSTTGEQYGYYILDGNLQPVLQTVLPPALQQSVEVIEENCEPALASVLFIGGAGGSLRAGVTNNPVRLTRSVKDALTHVSCGGAQAYVWPGGGITVMADVMDMPTNSFGYVPTPALVAPIEFTMRLSDYEALGGHMEAVVPIEQAVALAERKIGPVSSGAWPTDVRNFRWDG, from the coding sequence ATGTGCTACATCGCCGATGGCCGCTCGGGCGCCTGCGATCGGTATGCGAATGTTGCCGGCGATCTGATCCGGGTCGATCCGCTGACGATCATCGAAGCGAGCGAAGCCGAGGGCGGCAAGGTTGTTCCCTTCCTGCCGGCCGGCGGTGCAGGGGACTGGGATGGCGAGATCGTCCAGTCGCGCCACGATTTCGTCACTGCCGTCGGGGCGGGAACGACCTATCCGGACTACAAGCCGGCTCCCTTCATCGTCTCCCGCAGGGAAAACGGCGTCGACATGGTCACCGTCGTGACCGAGGGCATATTCAGCTATTGCGGCGTCAAGGTGAAGATCGACACCGACCGGTTCCTTGGCCCGGAATCGGCGCCCGTCAGGGTCGATGGCGAGCCGATCGGCCATGTCATGACCAGCGAATACGGGTCGCAGATGCTGTCGCTTGGTGGCGTGCATCACCTGACCGGTGGCTCCAAGAAAGAGGGGCGAGTCACATGCGACAGCCTCTTAAGGCTCTGTAATCGCGAATCCGTCGAGATGACCATCGACGGAGGGTCCACATTGGTCGTCGCAGCCGGCAAGGCCCCCATCATCAACGGCGAGCAGGAATACCGCATGCGCGTCGGCTGTGGTTCGGCGACGATCGGCATGTTCGCCCGCCAGTGGCTCGGCCATGTCGACGAGGTCGTCGTTGTCGACGACCACATTACCGGCGTGCTTTCTGAACATCAGGCCGGCAAATTGCTCGACATTCCGCCGACCGGCATCAGGATCAAGGGCCGCCGCTCGACGCCCGGTCGTTATTTCCAGGTGGCTGAACCCGGAACAGGCTGGGGCGGCACGAACATCACGGATCCGCTTTCCATCCTCGGCGATTTCGATGCGAAGACCGCCTATCCCGGCCTTCGCATGCTGATGGTGTCCACCACCGGCGAGCAATACGGCTATTACATTCTCGACGGCAATCTGCAGCCGGTTCTGCAGACGGTACTTCCGCCGGCGTTGCAGCAGTCGGTGGAGGTGATTGAGGAAAATTGCGAACCGGCGCTGGCGTCCGTGCTTTTCATCGGCGGTGCTGGGGGAAGCCTCAGGGCCGGCGTCACCAACAATCCGGTGCGGCTGACCCGCTCGGTCAAGGATGCGCTGACCCATGTGTCCTGCGGCGGAGCGCAGGCCTATGTCTGGCCGGGCGGCGGTATTACGGTAATGGCCGATGTGATGGACATGCCGACCAATTCCTTCGGCTATGTTCCGACACCGGCGCTGGTCGCTCCGATCGAGTTCACAATGCGTCTGTCGGATTACGAGGCGCTGGGCGGGCATATGGAGGCCGTCGTACCGATCGAACAGGCTGTGGCCCTGGCCGAGCGCAAGATCGGCCCCGTCTCGTCTGGTGCATGGCCGACCGATGTTCGCAATTTTCGCTGGGACGGCTGA